A stretch of the Sulfurimonas sp. HSL3-1 genome encodes the following:
- the fbaA gene encoding class II fructose-bisphosphate aldolase — MAQGILDLVKPGVLFGDDVQKVFAAAKAGEFALPAVNVVNVESINGVLEAAAKVNSPVIIQFSNGGGQFFAGKGLSNDGEKAAIAGTISGAQHVHMMAELYGVPVILHTDHAARKLLPWIDALLEAGEVHFDRTGKPLFSSHMLDLSEESLEENVATCAEYLARMDKIGMTIEIELGVTGGEEDGVDNTNIDNALLYTQPEDVAYAYEILSKISPRFTVAASFGNVHGVYKPGNVVLTPKILDNSQKYIAEKFGTAEKPVNFVFHGGSGSAPEEISEALGYGVIKMNIDTDTQWATWDGVRGYVAKYHDYLQGQIGNPEGEDKPNKKYYDPRKWLRAGQETLVARVEQAFADLNAMNRN, encoded by the coding sequence ATGGCACAAGGTATTCTCGATCTGGTCAAACCAGGCGTCCTCTTCGGAGACGACGTCCAGAAGGTGTTCGCAGCGGCGAAAGCGGGCGAATTCGCCCTTCCGGCGGTCAACGTCGTCAACGTGGAGTCCATCAACGGCGTCCTGGAAGCGGCGGCAAAGGTCAACTCACCCGTCATCATCCAGTTCTCCAACGGCGGCGGCCAGTTCTTTGCGGGCAAAGGGCTCTCCAACGACGGCGAAAAAGCCGCCATCGCCGGAACGATCAGCGGGGCGCAGCATGTCCATATGATGGCCGAGCTTTACGGCGTGCCGGTCATCCTGCACACCGACCACGCCGCGCGCAAGCTCCTGCCGTGGATCGACGCGCTGCTCGAGGCCGGCGAAGTGCACTTCGACCGCACGGGCAAGCCCCTGTTCAGCTCCCACATGCTCGACCTCTCCGAAGAGAGCCTTGAAGAGAACGTTGCCACCTGTGCCGAGTACCTGGCCCGCATGGACAAGATCGGGATGACGATCGAGATCGAACTGGGCGTCACCGGCGGTGAAGAGGATGGTGTCGACAACACGAACATCGACAACGCCCTGCTCTATACCCAGCCTGAAGACGTCGCCTACGCCTACGAGATCCTCAGCAAGATCAGCCCGCGTTTCACCGTCGCGGCCTCCTTCGGGAACGTCCACGGAGTCTACAAACCGGGCAACGTCGTGCTGACGCCGAAAATCCTGGACAACTCCCAGAAATACATCGCCGAGAAGTTCGGTACGGCTGAAAAACCGGTCAACTTCGTCTTCCACGGCGGCTCCGGCTCCGCCCCCGAAGAGATCAGCGAAGCCCTCGGCTACGGCGTCATCAAGATGAACATCGACACCGATACGCAGTGGGCGACCTGGGACGGGGTCAGAGGCTATGTCGCGAAGTACCACGACTACCTGCAGGGCCAGATCGGCAACCCCGAGGGCGAGGACAAGCCGAACAAGAAGTACTACGACCCGCGTAAATGGCTCCGCGCCGGCCAGGAGACCCTGGTCGCGCGTGTCGAGCAGGCCTTCGCCGACCTCAACGCCATGAACCGCAACTAA
- a CDS encoding pyridoxal-phosphate dependent enzyme yields the protein MHLSPAPFEPFRFEGRELTLKRDDLIHPLFSGNKYRKLYALLQTPSEAIDTLVSYGGIQSNAMLSVAALCRLKGWRFEYTAKTAPRHLKADPQGNYKHALALGMAVHEVHPTEYDAAVAALKQRCAKQERSRLIAQGGADPAAEEGVRALAEEIRAWKEKRGIERLNVVTPSGTGTTAAYLARALPECRVVTVAAVGDPAYLQRQIEALMPLPPNLMILSTPYRFGSLDAALLQTYEKLKAAGVAFDLIYAPVMWLALMEAWDDLEGEVLYVHSGGVSGNETMLARYARRP from the coding sequence TTGCACCTCTCCCCCGCACCTTTCGAACCCTTCCGGTTTGAAGGGCGGGAACTCACCCTCAAACGCGACGACCTGATTCACCCCCTTTTCAGCGGCAACAAATACCGAAAACTCTATGCACTGCTGCAGACCCCTTCCGAAGCGATCGATACGCTGGTCTCCTACGGCGGTATCCAGTCCAACGCCATGCTCTCCGTCGCAGCGCTGTGTCGTCTGAAAGGGTGGCGATTCGAATATACCGCAAAAACGGCGCCGCGGCATCTGAAAGCGGACCCGCAGGGGAACTACAAGCATGCCCTGGCACTGGGGATGGCAGTGCATGAGGTGCATCCGACCGAATACGATGCGGCGGTAGCGGCGCTGAAACAGCGCTGCGCAAAACAGGAGCGCTCGCGGCTCATCGCCCAGGGCGGGGCCGACCCGGCCGCGGAGGAGGGGGTGAGGGCCCTGGCCGAAGAGATCCGGGCATGGAAAGAGAAACGGGGCATCGAACGTCTCAATGTCGTGACGCCCTCGGGCACGGGAACGACGGCGGCCTACCTGGCCAGGGCCCTGCCCGAATGCCGCGTGGTCACCGTGGCGGCGGTGGGCGATCCCGCCTATTTGCAGCGGCAGATCGAAGCGCTGATGCCGCTACCGCCGAACCTGATGATCCTCTCCACGCCCTACCGTTTCGGCAGCCTGGATGCGGCGCTGCTGCAGACGTATGAAAAACTGAAAGCGGCAGGTGTGGCATTCGACCTGATCTATGCCCCGGTGATGTGGCTGGCGTTAATGGAAGCGTGGGATGATCTGGAGGGGGAAGTGCTGTATGTGCACTCGGGCGGCGTCAGCGGCAACGAGACGATGCTCGCGCGCTACGCGCGACGCCCTTAG
- a CDS encoding peptidylprolyl isomerase produces MKLIIKSLMAAALISVSASAAVLATVNGKTITSEEVNAVLMEGTQGRFTSLPKEKQDELQQRVVEGLVMQELVYEEAKKEGVLESAKYKKEYDDIVARIQKQLAAKVWQENLLEGIKVSDKEIKAYYDGHGDEFEQKEKVHARHILVKTEDEAKKIISGMKSLKGDKLKEKFIEDAKAKSTGPSGPKGGDLGFFQQGQMVPEFNDAVFSMKVGTITPEPVKTQFGYHVIYLEEKQAGKKATLDEAKPFIEQRLKQEKFQKEMEAKTKALKNAAKITYSK; encoded by the coding sequence ATGAAGCTTATCATCAAATCATTGATGGCGGCGGCGCTGATCAGCGTAAGCGCCTCTGCGGCAGTGTTGGCAACGGTCAACGGTAAAACGATCACATCTGAGGAAGTGAACGCGGTCCTGATGGAAGGGACGCAGGGACGTTTTACCTCACTGCCGAAAGAGAAGCAGGATGAACTGCAGCAGCGCGTCGTCGAGGGCCTCGTCATGCAGGAGCTCGTCTACGAAGAAGCCAAGAAAGAAGGTGTCCTCGAATCCGCCAAATATAAAAAAGAGTATGACGATATCGTAGCGCGCATCCAGAAGCAGCTCGCGGCGAAAGTCTGGCAGGAGAATCTGCTCGAGGGCATCAAAGTCAGTGACAAAGAGATCAAAGCCTACTATGACGGCCACGGCGACGAGTTCGAGCAGAAAGAAAAAGTCCATGCACGCCACATCCTCGTGAAAACGGAAGACGAAGCGAAGAAGATCATCAGCGGGATGAAGAGCCTCAAAGGCGACAAGCTCAAAGAGAAGTTCATCGAAGACGCCAAAGCCAAATCGACAGGCCCGAGCGGTCCGAAGGGCGGCGATCTCGGCTTCTTCCAGCAGGGACAGATGGTACCGGAGTTCAACGACGCCGTCTTCAGCATGAAGGTCGGAACGATCACGCCGGAACCGGTCAAGACCCAGTTCGGTTACCACGTCATCTATCTCGAAGAGAAGCAGGCCGGCAAGAAAGCGACACTCGACGAAGCAAAACCGTTCATCGAACAGCGCCTGAAGCAGGAAAAATTCCAAAAAGAGATGGAAGCGAAGACCAAAGCGCTCAAAAACGCTGCAAAAATCACCTACAGCAAATAA
- a CDS encoding response regulator: MGLISWLFGKRTDAGDLPDDYISKSLLFSYLDAQSATVMFFSPAKGWVGANLAFYNTFGFKNMEEFRAQYDRIADFFNDPNYEIFAETDEQWLRQLEREAEKPPQVHMKLPNGQTKVFALRSRVFKSGLNGLSFLEMTDVTEQERARQERERAETAKQQFLHNISHEFRTPMNGIMGFVELLKSSHPTSTQRDYIEMIERSSQYMMNNIESLLDLAQMQTGRLSLEVTEFKPMGELEALFKHYEYEARQRGIGLYVFIDPAMPTYIEADPRKFRQVISLLVDNAVKFTEAGGRVHVDIRVLKKHANDLYTLHVSVKDTGVGIQPERLASITKPFETGGHSDNRLGVGLTLTEGLLQMMGTWLDVTSEAGRGSHFSFNLEVTGTTVTSFDPIRDHSAKVLLFDDDRLFDGNLLSRYLQSFGLSVTKVHYTEHVDCGEADILYIVAPKENSGWLMQLGAFESHPCRFVMLIDEDEELPERVRQVVDYTLKKPLLPSRISKHLTQVLQLPVKAVEKPQGAERKVKALVVEDNIINQRLTKLLLEEYNLSVTTASNGSDAVELCRKFPFDVIFMDIDMPVKDGIAATQEIRKLPLFREHPAPIVALTALVMEGDRERILAEGLDDYLAKPLGREKLEGILERYLSKPALS; the protein is encoded by the coding sequence ATGGGATTGATTAGCTGGCTTTTCGGGAAGCGCACGGATGCGGGGGACCTCCCCGACGACTACATCAGCAAGTCGCTGCTGTTCAGTTACCTGGACGCGCAGAGCGCCACGGTAATGTTCTTCAGCCCGGCAAAGGGGTGGGTGGGGGCAAACCTTGCCTTTTACAACACCTTCGGTTTCAAGAATATGGAGGAGTTCCGCGCGCAGTATGACCGGATCGCGGACTTCTTTAACGATCCGAACTACGAAATCTTTGCCGAGACCGACGAGCAGTGGCTCCGGCAGCTGGAGCGCGAAGCGGAGAAGCCGCCGCAGGTCCACATGAAGCTTCCGAACGGCCAGACCAAGGTTTTCGCCCTGCGCAGCAGGGTCTTCAAAAGCGGCCTGAACGGTCTGTCCTTCCTGGAGATGACGGACGTGACCGAGCAGGAACGTGCACGCCAGGAGCGCGAGCGCGCGGAGACGGCCAAGCAGCAGTTCCTGCACAATATCTCCCATGAATTCCGCACGCCGATGAACGGCATTATGGGCTTTGTCGAGCTGCTGAAATCTTCCCACCCCACGTCGACCCAGCGCGATTACATCGAGATGATCGAACGCTCTTCGCAGTATATGATGAACAATATCGAATCCCTGCTGGACCTCGCGCAGATGCAGACGGGCCGTCTGAGCCTGGAGGTGACCGAGTTCAAACCGATGGGGGAACTCGAAGCGCTCTTCAAGCACTACGAGTACGAGGCGCGCCAGCGCGGCATCGGTCTTTATGTCTTTATCGACCCGGCAATGCCGACCTATATCGAGGCCGATCCGCGCAAATTCCGCCAGGTGATCTCCCTGCTGGTGGACAACGCGGTCAAGTTCACCGAAGCGGGCGGGCGGGTCCATGTCGATATCCGCGTGCTCAAAAAGCATGCGAACGACCTCTATACTCTCCACGTCAGCGTCAAGGACACGGGCGTCGGTATCCAGCCGGAGCGGCTGGCTTCGATCACCAAACCGTTCGAGACCGGCGGCCATTCGGACAACCGTCTGGGCGTCGGGCTGACCCTCACCGAGGGGCTGCTGCAGATGATGGGCACCTGGCTCGACGTCACTTCCGAGGCGGGGCGCGGTTCGCACTTCTCCTTCAACCTCGAGGTGACGGGCACGACGGTGACCAGCTTCGACCCGATCCGCGACCACAGCGCGAAGGTGCTGCTCTTTGACGACGACCGTCTCTTCGACGGCAACCTGCTCAGCCGCTACCTGCAGTCTTTCGGGCTCTCGGTGACGAAGGTGCACTACACCGAGCACGTCGACTGCGGCGAGGCGGATATCCTCTATATCGTCGCCCCCAAGGAGAACTCCGGCTGGCTGATGCAGCTGGGGGCCTTTGAGTCGCATCCGTGCCGCTTCGTCATGCTCATCGACGAGGACGAGGAGCTGCCGGAGCGGGTGCGCCAGGTGGTCGATTACACCCTCAAAAAACCGCTGCTTCCTTCCCGGATTTCGAAACACCTTACCCAGGTGCTGCAGCTGCCGGTCAAGGCGGTCGAGAAGCCGCAGGGCGCAGAGCGCAAGGTCAAAGCGCTGGTCGTCGAGGACAACATCATCAATCAGCGCCTGACCAAGCTGCTGCTTGAAGAGTACAACCTCTCCGTTACGACCGCTTCGAACGGCTCCGATGCGGTGGAGCTCTGCCGCAAGTTCCCTTTTGACGTGATCTTCATGGACATCGACATGCCGGTCAAGGACGGGATCGCAGCGACGCAGGAGATCCGCAAGCTTCCGCTCTTCCGCGAGCATCCCGCACCCATCGTCGCATTGACGGCTCTCGTGATGGAAGGGGACCGCGAACGCATCCTCGCTGAGGGGCTGGACGACTACCTCGCCAAACCCCTGGGCCGCGAAAAACTCGAGGGGATCCTCGAACGCTATCTCAGCAAACCAGCCCTCTCCTGA
- the nth gene encoding endonuclease III yields the protein MKKVKKATKVEIEAIKATLMERYSEAVTELDYRNAYELVIAVALSAQCTDKRVNLITPALFEKYPDPATLAVADVDDVKEIIHSCSFFNNKAVNIVKMAQRVMEVYGGEIPMNEKDLVTLAGVGQKTAHVVMIEYTGANLMAVDTHVFRVAHRLGLSDDETALKTEETLVKKFKTDLHALHQGMVLFGRYICTAKNPKCDTECFLKAYCKSTEGFKAR from the coding sequence ATGAAAAAAGTGAAAAAAGCCACCAAAGTAGAGATCGAAGCCATCAAAGCGACCCTGATGGAGCGCTACAGCGAGGCCGTCACGGAACTGGATTACCGCAACGCCTACGAACTCGTCATCGCCGTCGCCCTCTCGGCCCAGTGCACGGACAAGCGGGTCAACCTGATCACTCCCGCGCTTTTCGAGAAGTACCCCGACCCCGCGACCCTGGCAGTTGCCGACGTCGACGACGTGAAGGAGATCATCCACAGCTGCTCTTTCTTTAACAACAAAGCCGTCAATATCGTCAAGATGGCGCAGCGGGTCATGGAGGTCTACGGGGGCGAGATTCCGATGAATGAAAAGGATCTTGTCACCCTCGCGGGCGTCGGGCAGAAGACGGCCCACGTCGTCATGATCGAGTACACGGGGGCGAACCTGATGGCCGTCGACACCCACGTCTTCCGCGTCGCCCACCGCCTGGGGCTCAGCGACGACGAAACGGCGCTGAAGACCGAAGAGACCCTGGTCAAGAAGTTCAAGACGGACCTGCACGCCCTGCACCAGGGGATGGTCCTGTTCGGCCGCTACATCTGTACGGCGAAGAACCCCAAATGCGACACGGAGTGTTTTTTGAAGGCGTACTGCAAGAGTACGGAGGGGTTCAAGGCGCGTTAA
- a CDS encoding M20/M25/M40 family metallo-hydrolase, translated as MTVIEHFKTLCTIPHCSGETAQMLAYLGEKAEAYGYAVHTDPAGNLLCTHPEARVTLQAHYDMVCIGRAPALELYEEAGWLHAKESTLGADNGMGMAMMLALMEAGRPVDCLFTSDEETGLVGARDLGVPLKTPLLLNLDSEEFGEITVGCAGGVDLNVTLPLTRTARELYCYEAVAEGYPGGHSGVDIDKNIPNAIKELAAKLYDLGASVVSIGGGERRNAVPKRAIATVAFETEVDDAMLRSLGKQQCEVIENPLLPMLHAFAHGVRAFDAGLGIVRTSINLAEIATTETAITIKLSARSMMEAELQRIASETTAYFEAFGAAVQSEGFYAPWEPEQEGFVEEVRAAYEAVSGGAVTIGAIHAGLECGIIKKHFPQMQMASVGPTITHPHSTRERVDLESVEQLFAVVERVIAARA; from the coding sequence ATGACGGTCATCGAACATTTCAAAACGCTCTGTACCATTCCGCACTGTTCCGGCGAGACGGCGCAGATGCTCGCCTACCTGGGGGAAAAAGCGGAGGCGTACGGCTATGCCGTGCATACAGACCCCGCGGGGAATCTGCTCTGCACCCATCCGGAGGCCCGCGTGACCCTGCAGGCGCACTATGACATGGTCTGCATCGGACGGGCCCCGGCGCTGGAACTCTATGAAGAGGCGGGATGGCTGCACGCCAAAGAGTCCACGCTCGGCGCGGACAACGGCATGGGAATGGCGATGATGCTGGCCCTGATGGAAGCGGGTCGGCCCGTCGATTGCCTCTTCACTTCCGACGAGGAGACGGGGCTTGTCGGCGCCCGGGACCTTGGCGTCCCGCTCAAGACCCCGCTGCTGCTCAACCTCGACAGCGAGGAGTTCGGCGAGATCACCGTGGGGTGTGCCGGCGGGGTCGACCTGAACGTGACGCTGCCGCTGACACGCACGGCGCGGGAGCTCTACTGTTACGAAGCGGTGGCCGAAGGGTACCCCGGGGGCCACTCGGGCGTCGATATCGACAAAAACATTCCCAATGCGATCAAGGAACTTGCAGCGAAGCTCTACGATCTGGGAGCTTCGGTCGTCTCCATCGGGGGGGGAGAGCGCCGCAACGCCGTGCCCAAACGGGCCATTGCGACGGTCGCGTTCGAGACGGAAGTAGATGATGCGATGCTCCGCTCCCTGGGAAAACAGCAGTGCGAGGTCATTGAAAATCCGCTGCTGCCGATGCTGCACGCGTTTGCGCACGGGGTAAGAGCCTTTGATGCCGGACTGGGCATCGTGCGCACGAGCATCAACCTCGCCGAGATCGCGACGACCGAGACGGCGATTACCATCAAACTCAGCGCCCGTTCGATGATGGAGGCGGAGCTGCAGCGTATCGCGTCGGAAACGACGGCCTATTTCGAAGCCTTCGGAGCGGCGGTGCAGAGCGAGGGATTCTATGCCCCTTGGGAGCCGGAGCAAGAGGGGTTCGTCGAAGAGGTCAGGGCGGCCTACGAGGCGGTTTCCGGCGGCGCCGTGACGATCGGCGCGATCCATGCCGGACTGGAGTGCGGCATCATCAAGAAGCACTTTCCGCAGATGCAGATGGCCTCCGTCGGGCCGACGATCACCCATCCGCATTCGACCCGCGAACGCGTCGACCTTGAAAGCGTTGAACAGCTGTTCGCGGTCGTGGAGCGCGTCATCGCGGCGCGTGCTTAA
- the cmoA gene encoding carboxy-S-adenosyl-L-methionine synthase CmoA codes for MEDKVFNKPIEKQFEFDEQIAAVFDDMLKRSVPFYEEAMALTKRFALAYLPEGGRLYDLGCSTASTLLSIERDLHVGAELVGIDNAASMLEQARRKLAVFGSKIRLEEADIMRFDYEAADVFITNYTLQFIRPPVRETLVQRLFDALNPGGVFIFSEKVVSEDKRLNKLLIDGYYDFKKAQGYSEYEIMQKREALENVLIPYTEAENREMVTRCGFAHCETIFRWGNFATFIALKK; via the coding sequence ATGGAAGACAAAGTATTCAACAAACCGATCGAGAAGCAGTTTGAGTTCGATGAGCAGATCGCCGCGGTCTTTGACGACATGCTCAAGCGCTCCGTCCCCTTTTACGAGGAGGCGATGGCGCTGACGAAGCGTTTCGCGCTGGCGTACCTTCCCGAGGGCGGACGGCTCTACGATCTGGGCTGCTCCACCGCCTCGACGCTGCTGAGCATCGAGCGGGACCTTCATGTCGGCGCCGAGCTCGTCGGCATCGACAACGCCGCCTCCATGCTCGAACAGGCCAGGCGCAAGCTCGCCGTCTTCGGCTCGAAGATCAGGCTGGAAGAGGCCGACATTATGCGCTTCGACTACGAGGCGGCCGATGTTTTCATCACGAACTACACCTTGCAGTTCATCCGTCCGCCGGTGCGCGAGACGCTCGTGCAGCGCCTTTTCGACGCGCTCAATCCCGGCGGGGTCTTCATCTTCAGTGAAAAGGTCGTCAGCGAGGACAAGCGCCTCAATAAGCTCCTGATCGACGGCTATTACGACTTCAAAAAAGCGCAGGGGTACAGCGAGTACGAGATCATGCAGAAGCGCGAAGCGCTGGAGAACGTCCTCATCCCCTATACCGAGGCGGAAAACAGGGAGATGGTGACGCGCTGCGGCTTTGCCCACTGCGAGACGATCTTCCGCTGGGGCAACTTCGCGACCTTTATCGCGCTGAAAAAATAG
- a CDS encoding TraR/DksA C4-type zinc finger protein, which yields MTTEAKAALRQTLEAAAAKTADEIAQLEPQLEPIAPDCCLGELTRSELMGEQEVAAKAYEAALRRKNRLAYALSRIDAEAFGVCEACDEAIAPARLALMPEATLCVACANERGE from the coding sequence ATGACAACGGAAGCGAAGGCGGCGCTGCGGCAGACGCTTGAAGCGGCAGCGGCGAAGACGGCCGACGAGATCGCGCAGCTGGAACCCCAGCTTGAGCCGATCGCCCCGGACTGCTGCCTGGGGGAACTGACGCGTTCGGAGCTGATGGGGGAGCAGGAGGTCGCGGCCAAGGCTTATGAAGCGGCGCTGCGGCGCAAAAACCGTCTGGCCTACGCACTGTCGCGCATCGATGCCGAAGCGTTCGGGGTTTGCGAAGCGTGTGACGAAGCGATCGCGCCGGCGAGGCTGGCACTGATGCCCGAAGCGACGCTCTGCGTGGCGTGCGCCAACGAGAGGGGAGAGTAA
- a CDS encoding bifunctional 3,4-dihydroxy-2-butanone 4-phosphate synthase/GTP cyclohydrolase II, with product MTPIERVKKAIEAIKRGEMVIMMDDEDRENEGDLVYASVFSTPEHVNFMATHAKGLICVALSEATAKRLELTPMVTSNTSAHETAFTVSVDATEATTGISAGERDLTIRILADPLSRPEQLARPGHIFPLIAKEGGTLVRTGHTEGSVDLCRLAGLSESAVICEVMKEDGTMARRDDLDIFAEKHALQVVYISDIVEYRMANETLVHSTEEADIEFFGVKAKRHDFVDHEGNRHTAVVFYNVNETANVKVHNVIPDLDLLLNQSKYGRLIESIEYLKQNSGVLVFINNPDATGGNMKEYGVGAQILKSLGVKHMRLITDAHAPSFVGLGGFGLDVAEVIHLDADE from the coding sequence ATGACACCGATCGAACGGGTAAAAAAAGCGATTGAAGCGATCAAGCGCGGCGAGATGGTCATCATGATGGATGACGAGGACAGAGAGAACGAGGGGGACCTTGTTTACGCATCGGTCTTCTCAACGCCGGAGCACGTCAACTTTATGGCGACGCACGCCAAGGGACTCATCTGCGTGGCCCTTTCCGAAGCGACGGCCAAGCGGCTGGAGCTGACGCCGATGGTCACCTCCAACACCTCGGCACACGAAACGGCCTTTACCGTCTCCGTCGATGCGACGGAAGCGACCACGGGGATCTCCGCGGGCGAGCGCGACCTCACTATCCGCATCCTTGCCGATCCCCTCAGCCGCCCGGAGCAGCTGGCGCGCCCGGGGCACATTTTCCCGCTCATCGCCAAAGAGGGCGGTACCCTGGTACGCACGGGGCATACGGAAGGTTCCGTCGACCTCTGCCGCCTCGCGGGGCTGAGCGAGTCGGCCGTCATCTGCGAAGTGATGAAAGAGGACGGCACGATGGCACGCCGCGACGACCTCGACATCTTCGCCGAGAAGCATGCGCTGCAGGTTGTCTATATCTCCGACATCGTCGAGTACCGCATGGCCAACGAGACCCTGGTACACAGCACGGAAGAGGCGGACATCGAGTTCTTCGGCGTCAAGGCCAAACGCCACGATTTCGTAGATCACGAGGGGAACCGCCATACGGCCGTCGTCTTCTACAACGTCAATGAAACGGCCAACGTCAAGGTGCACAACGTCATCCCCGACCTCGACCTGCTGCTCAACCAGTCCAAGTACGGCCGCCTGATCGAGAGCATTGAGTACCTCAAGCAGAACAGCGGGGTCCTGGTCTTCATCAACAACCCCGATGCAACCGGGGGCAACATGAAAGAGTACGGTGTCGGTGCACAGATCCTCAAGTCCCTGGGCGTGAAGCATATGCGTCTCATCACCGATGCCCATGCGCCTTCATTCGTCGGTCTGGGCGGTTTCGGCCTGGACGTCGCCGAAGTGATCCACCTGGATGCCGATGAATGA
- a CDS encoding glycosyltransferase family 2 protein: protein MHEYLIYLFLLLQVLYLLFLVMTNMTTTVFILISLKQIMGYFFSAKNVIVSRIINSNNYRPISLLVPAFNEEKTITASVHSFLKLHFPEYEIIVINDGSTDGTLTRLKEEFALEPSNVPVRLNVPHEAIRQTYTSPDYPNLIVVDKGNGGKADALNCGINVSRYPLFCSVDADSLLEFDAILRSIVLFSLDRRLVAIGGRVNVMNGCDVVEKHVLRRAVPNTQIEAFQVLEYTRGFLAGRIAWERFGALLIISGAFGVFRKDMVLSIGGYRHTVGEDFDLLVRMHRHCYDHGIDHTVRFLPDTMCWTQVPTDYKSLLRQRNRWHRGLIETLYYNRDMVFNPKYGRVGMLAMPYYLLIEGVAPLVTFLGLVSIITLYVFGLLNKEALVLFFLLEFTWGTVLNIGALSLDMFVKRRFTKLKDIYRLLVLSFLEPFFYRPILKVEGFLATFNFFNRSWGQIKRKSI from the coding sequence ATGCATGAATATCTGATCTATCTTTTTCTGCTGCTTCAGGTGCTTTACCTGCTGTTCCTGGTGATGACGAACATGACGACGACGGTGTTTATCCTGATCTCGCTCAAACAGATCATGGGCTATTTTTTCTCGGCCAAGAACGTCATTGTCAGCCGGATCATCAACTCGAACAACTACCGTCCGATATCGCTCCTGGTCCCGGCGTTCAACGAGGAGAAGACGATCACCGCCTCGGTCCACTCCTTTTTAAAGCTGCATTTCCCCGAGTATGAGATCATCGTCATCAATGACGGCTCAACCGACGGCACGCTGACGCGCCTCAAGGAGGAGTTCGCCCTGGAACCGAGCAACGTTCCCGTACGCCTGAACGTCCCCCACGAAGCGATCCGGCAGACCTATACCTCGCCGGACTATCCGAACCTGATCGTCGTCGACAAAGGCAACGGCGGGAAGGCGGATGCGCTCAACTGCGGCATCAACGTCTCACGGTATCCGCTTTTTTGCAGTGTGGACGCAGACTCGCTGCTGGAGTTCGACGCGATTCTCAGGAGCATCGTCCTTTTCTCCCTCGACCGGAGGCTGGTGGCCATCGGCGGCAGGGTCAACGTGATGAACGGCTGCGATGTCGTCGAGAAGCATGTCCTGCGCCGGGCCGTGCCGAACACGCAGATCGAGGCCTTCCAGGTGCTCGAATACACCCGGGGCTTTCTGGCCGGCAGGATCGCCTGGGAACGTTTCGGCGCCCTGCTCATTATCTCCGGCGCTTTCGGCGTTTTCCGCAAAGATATGGTCCTCTCCATCGGCGGTTACCGCCACACGGTGGGGGAGGACTTCGATCTGCTCGTGCGCATGCATCGCCACTGTTACGACCACGGCATCGATCATACCGTCCGCTTCCTCCCCGACACGATGTGCTGGACGCAGGTGCCCACCGACTACAAATCGCTTCTGCGCCAGCGCAACCGCTGGCACCGGGGATTGATCGAAACCCTTTACTACAACCGGGATATGGTCTTCAATCCGAAATACGGCAGGGTGGGAATGCTCGCGATGCCCTATTATCTGTTGATCGAGGGAGTCGCGCCGCTGGTGACGTTCCTGGGCCTCGTCTCTATCATCACGCTTTATGTTTTCGGCCTGCTGAACAAGGAGGCGCTCGTGCTTTTCTTCCTGCTGGAGTTCACCTGGGGAACCGTCCTCAACATCGGCGCCCTCTCTTTAGACATGTTCGTCAAGCGCCGTTTCACGAAGCTGAAGGATATCTATCGGCTGCTGGTGCTGAGTTTCCTGGAACCGTTCTTCTACCGGCCGATTCTCAAAGTGGAGGGGTTCCTCGCCACGTTCAACTTCTTTAACCGCTCCTGGGGCCAGATCAAAAGGAAGTCGATTTGA